DNA from Armatimonadota bacterium:
CGCCGACTTTGACATGCGGTCCAGCAGCGAGTGAATGCCGGCGACCCGCGCCTCGTCAGAAGACCCGTCAAAGATCACCCGCTCAGTCTCGAACACGTCCATTACATTGCGCCACAACATGGCCTCGGCCTCCAGCGGCAGTTCGCGCAGAAGCCGGTGGCAAGGCAGGATCGTCAGCGCGCCCGCGTCCGTATTGCACAGAAACATGGACACATATTCCCAGGGCGCATCAGGGATATACCCATGCCTGTCGCGCTGCTCGTTTCGGTACGCCAGAGCCGTCTCATAGCGGTGGTGCCCGTCGGCGATAACCACCGGACGGTCCACGAACACGGCGGCCAGGGCGGCACACATGTCCTCATCGGTCATGGCCCAGAACCGGTGGACGACCCCTTCTGCATCCGTGACTTCCCATAGCGGAGGCGTGGAGCAGACTTCCTCGGCCATCTTTTCGAAGGTCAACTGGGGATCGGAGTAGATGCTGAATACCTGGCTGAGGGAGCACTGGGTGGCCCGCATCAGGCGCAGACGGTCCTCCTTCGGGGCTCGCAGCGTGCTCTCGTGAGGCAGGACGACCCGTTTCTCGTATTCCTCCAGGCGCACGAGCCCGATGAACCCGCGGCGCCGCAGGGGCTCGTCGCCATCCCGGGGCAGGGGTGTTGGCGGACGGTAGGTCTGTTCGTAGATGTAAAAGGCAGGTGAGCCCTCCTGCACTACGATGCCCTCGCGCCGCCACTCGCGCAGATCAGCGGCCGCAAGCTCGTACCTGGATGGCGTGGGAGTACCGTCCAGCGGATCAATGCCCAAATCGAGACGCACGATATTGTACGGGCACCGGGCGACGAAAGCCTGGCGTTCGCCTTCGGAGATCACGTCATACGGCGGGGCTACGATGTCGGCCATCTCTCCGACGCGCTCCGGGTTGTATCGCCACCCTCGGAAGGGAATGACCTCGGCCATGGAGAACCTCCCGTTTCCTCAGTCAAGAGATGGACTGGGACGATGGCCACTTTGTACCACGTACGGTCTGGCCATGCAAGCCTGAGCGGGCCGTGAAGCCCACTGCAACTCTGCCCTGGCCCAATGGAGCACTCGATCCCTTCCACGGGTGATGCCGATGACGTCCCGCGACCGTCTTCTGGCGGCAATGAGACGCGCGCAGCCGTACCAGTTGCCCATTCAAGTCCGTGGGGTTCGAGCCTGGGACCGGGAATGGGTGGCCACGCGACACCCGAGCTACCGTCCGGTGATTGACGTCGTCGCCGAGTATGGCGACTACGTGCTCAACTGGGGCCCTCCGGGCGGCTGGTTCCTCACGCAGGCCCAGGTGCCCGCCACCACTCACCAGGTGGGGCACCCGGACTGGGTGGAGTCCATCACACTGTGGCATACGCCTCGCGGCGACCTGCGCACCCGTCATCTCGCCAGCAAGCGCGGTCTTCCTGGCATGCAGATGGAGTTTGCAATCAAGTCCCTCGAGGACGTGGAGCGCTTCCTGTCTGTGCCCTACGAGCCGCTGCGCGAGATAGACCCCACGGGATTCCGTGCGCAGGACGATCTGGCCGGCGACAGGGGCATCGTCCAGGTCTCCATCGGGCAGGACCCTATCGGCTACGTGCATGACCTGATGGGATCCGAGCTTCTCGCGATCTGGAGCATCGAGGAACGCGACACCATATTGGGCCTTGTGGACGAGTTTCTGCGCCGCATTCTCGACCGGGTGGACCTGCTGATATCTGCGGGAGTGGGGGAGGTCTTCGCCACCCTGGGGCAGGAGTACGTCACGCCGCCCCTCCACAGCGCCCGGGATTTTCGGCGGTTCTGCGTTGAGCCCGAGCGCCAGATCCTCGAACGTATTCATGCCGCAGGCAAGCTCCTGCACGTCCACTGCCACGGGCCACTGGACGCTGTGCTGGACGATTTCCCGATGATCGCGGACGTTCTGCACCCGCTGGAAGCGCCGCCGATGGGAGATGTGACGCTGGCCGACGGCAAGCGCCGGATCGGCGATCGCGTGTGCCTGGAGGGCAATATCCAGATCGGTGACATCTACGCGACACCCACGGGGCGTTTCGTAGACATGGTGAAGCGGGCCATTGAGGATGGCATTCCGGGAGGGGGGTATATCCTCGCCCCGACCGCATCCCCGCACACCGAGGTCCTGACCGACCTGACGGTGCGCAACTACGTGGCGATGGTTGAGACAGCTGCGGGGTACCGGTAGAGGCGAGAGGCCCACAGTTTCTCCCCG
Protein-coding regions in this window:
- a CDS encoding DUF1015 domain-containing protein, which produces MAEVIPFRGWRYNPERVGEMADIVAPPYDVISEGERQAFVARCPYNIVRLDLGIDPLDGTPTPSRYELAAADLREWRREGIVVQEGSPAFYIYEQTYRPPTPLPRDGDEPLRRRGFIGLVRLEEYEKRVVLPHESTLRAPKEDRLRLMRATQCSLSQVFSIYSDPQLTFEKMAEEVCSTPPLWEVTDAEGVVHRFWAMTDEDMCAALAAVFVDRPVVIADGHHRYETALAYRNEQRDRHGYIPDAPWEYVSMFLCNTDAGALTILPCHRLLRELPLEAEAMLWRNVMDVFETERVIFDGSSDEARVAGIHSLLDRMSKSAPGEHTFALYSGGAYALLLHLRDMDRALAHGVDQLPPAIRELDVALLHKLVIEGIMGLTGELAATGANVVYSRDGHDAANRVARGEAAMVLYINTTRVEHVMQVALAGEHMPQKGTYFYPKVLSGLVFHDLRI